One window of Methanogenium organophilum genomic DNA carries:
- a CDS encoding glycerophosphodiester phosphodiesterase produces MFIIGHRGACAVFPENTITALKEGMKCADFVEIDIHLTKDGVPVVLHDATLDRTTDGSGPVDSMTLLKLREFDAGDGHPVPTLQEVCDLCLPSCGIVTEIKEPGSEEAVCAILGNYDPVSLWIVSFHPESVRKVKRLLPSVKAGLICSTDCSDPFSPVRDAGADAILPRTDRVSSEMVREAHQQGLSVIVWTLNAPDAYRRARSSCADGWVTDDPCGLRAWLTHVEE; encoded by the coding sequence ATGTTTATCATCGGACACCGGGGGGCATGTGCCGTTTTTCCGGAGAACACCATCACCGCTCTGAAAGAAGGGATGAAATGCGCTGATTTTGTGGAGATTGATATACATCTGACGAAGGATGGCGTCCCGGTGGTTCTGCACGATGCCACCCTTGACCGCACGACAGACGGCAGCGGGCCGGTGGATAGCATGACTCTGCTGAAACTGCGGGAGTTTGATGCGGGGGACGGCCACCCGGTTCCGACATTGCAGGAGGTATGTGACCTCTGTCTGCCGTCCTGTGGTATCGTAACCGAGATTAAAGAGCCGGGGTCGGAAGAGGCTGTCTGTGCAATACTTGGTAATTATGATCCCGTATCTCTCTGGATTGTCTCCTTCCATCCGGAGAGCGTCCGAAAAGTAAAGCGTCTGCTTCCCTCTGTGAAGGCAGGGCTTATCTGTTCTACCGATTGCAGTGATCCTTTTTCTCCCGTCCGCGATGCGGGAGCGGATGCCATCCTCCCGCGTACCGACAGGGTCTCATCAGAGATGGTTCGCGAGGCACATCAGCAGGGACTCTCTGTGATCGTCTGGACCCTTAATGCTCCGGATGCCTACCGGCGGGCCAGATCGTCGTGTGCAGACGGATGGGTGACCGATGATCCATGTGGTCTCCGGGCGTGGCTGACTCATGTGGAGGAATAA
- a CDS encoding RNA recognition motif domain-containing protein encodes MYVGNLTYSVTEAQLRELFEDFGDVKDVRVIERKGFGFVEMGNVEEAEKAMEALNETEFEGRTLRIDEARPQRPRTEYRRY; translated from the coding sequence TTGTACGTTGGCAATCTTACGTATTCAGTTACCGAAGCTCAGCTGAGAGAATTATTCGAAGATTTTGGCGATGTAAAGGACGTCCGTGTCATTGAGCGCAAAGGATTTGGGTTCGTCGAGATGGGCAATGTAGAAGAGGCGGAGAAGGCAATGGAAGCTCTTAATGAGACCGAATTTGAAGGCCGCACTCTTAGAATTGATGAAGCACGTCCTCAGAGGCCGCGTACCGAATACAGAAGATACTAA
- a CDS encoding class I SAM-dependent methyltransferase, with protein sequence MPDTKKKFEKKGSRGMDEIAKTLFAPIYPVIAENLIQKFGITTGTCVDLGSGPASLSIAVARQSYLTVIALDYSRDMHEAAERNINEAGLSERIRLLCGDVHAIPLDDDSADLIISRGSMFFWDDIHTAFREIYRILKPGGKTYIGGGFGNKDLRDEIATAMIKKNPDWEEFNRKNISPENVERFRTMLDEIGVPDYEIILGDEGFWIVISKKEPGALL encoded by the coding sequence ATGCCAGATACTAAGAAAAAATTCGAAAAAAAAGGTTCACGCGGTATGGATGAGATTGCAAAAACCCTCTTTGCACCAATATATCCGGTCATTGCAGAAAACCTCATCCAGAAATTCGGGATTACCACAGGCACCTGCGTTGACCTTGGCAGCGGACCGGCATCACTTTCCATTGCTGTCGCACGCCAGTCATACCTTACTGTTATCGCACTCGACTACTCTCGCGACATGCACGAGGCAGCAGAACGCAATATCAATGAAGCAGGGCTTTCTGAGCGGATTCGTCTCCTCTGCGGCGATGTACATGCCATACCACTTGATGATGACTCTGCCGACCTAATCATCAGCAGGGGCTCCATGTTCTTCTGGGACGACATCCACACCGCCTTCCGGGAAATTTACCGCATCTTAAAACCCGGCGGGAAAACCTATATTGGCGGCGGATTTGGTAACAAAGACCTGCGGGATGAGATCGCAACAGCCATGATTAAAAAGAACCCGGATTGGGAGGAGTTTAACCGGAAGAACATCTCACCGGAGAATGTGGAACGGTTCCGCACAATGCTCGATGAAATCGGTGTGCCGGATTATGAGATCATTCTCGGAGATGAAGGATTCTGGATTGTAATCTCAAAGAAAGAACCCGGAGCTCTCCTATGA
- a CDS encoding tetratricopeptide repeat protein codes for MKQIIPKEQIRIRPESINFYRKANEFFNEGEYERTLELLNEAVRLTPNFSSAFCLMGHCSEKLGLDENALEQYSQAIEADPYHSKAWYYKGEMLNRLGRTEEGNKLIEKAVALSFGRE; via the coding sequence GTGAAACAGATTATACCTAAAGAACAGATTCGGATACGCCCAGAATCGATTAATTTCTACCGTAAGGCAAATGAATTTTTCAATGAGGGAGAGTATGAACGGACACTTGAACTCCTGAACGAAGCTGTCCGTCTCACGCCGAATTTTTCCTCCGCTTTTTGCCTGATGGGGCACTGCAGTGAAAAGCTGGGTCTGGATGAAAATGCCCTTGAGCAGTATTCGCAGGCAATCGAGGCCGATCCATACCATTCGAAGGCCTGGTATTACAAAGGGGAGATGCTGAACCGGCTCGGAAGAACCGAAGAGGGGAACAAGCTTATCGAAAAGGCTGTTGCACTTTCGTTTGGGAGGGAATAG
- a CDS encoding response regulator, with product MYVLIVEDSRTQAEVLRDMLKKHGYEAVIAKDGKRALELVRVRNPSLIISDVIMPVMDGYELCSTLKNDPGLRDIPCILLTALYDTRDVARALQAGADNFITKPYPEEYLIGRVNTILSAPKRRSNTDNNLKSIPFSHDGEKYHLPADHMKVFDFLLSAYEAAIMQHNELQRAQKSLHHSNENLNTLNQIISIGNHADDPDATISLLLEKTVNLLGYRMGGIFLRKDDDRDSADLRYTYGITLEDRAIIETSGPIDFRNQHIRAALTRGDPLFLSSDSDGDDLGGVIIQRPEIENCAILPMVSNGGVIGVITLLNGKKHPTLGDEKSFLSTVCSEIGTVVEKVLLLKRLEIANEETNLYLDIMTHDINNANAAALGYLEILSEELEGKEKTYAENSLSSVNQSIDIIANVSTIRMMRERTTALQPVRLDDVIRMEMERYENVRFTYSGTDEVVLADDLIGQIFMNLIGNSAKFAAPHPEITIAVERVGQDVFVCVADNGPGIPDEMKSLIFDRFCKGRSRRSGKGLGLFITHKLVEEYGGSIQAEDRVPGVPEEGAAIRFNLLSV from the coding sequence ATGTATGTCTTAATCGTCGAAGACAGCCGCACTCAGGCCGAAGTCCTGAGGGATATGTTAAAGAAGCATGGATATGAGGCAGTGATAGCCAAAGACGGAAAAAGAGCTCTTGAATTGGTCAGGGTAAGAAATCCGTCTTTGATCATCAGTGATGTTATTATGCCGGTAATGGACGGTTATGAGCTCTGCAGCACTCTGAAAAATGATCCCGGATTACGGGATATTCCATGTATCCTTCTTACCGCTCTATATGATACCAGGGATGTAGCGCGTGCTCTTCAGGCAGGGGCAGACAATTTCATCACCAAGCCCTATCCGGAAGAGTATCTTATTGGTCGTGTTAATACCATTTTGTCCGCTCCCAAGAGGCGCTCGAATACAGATAATAATTTGAAATCCATCCCGTTCTCTCATGATGGTGAGAAATATCATCTCCCGGCCGACCACATGAAGGTGTTTGACTTTCTCCTTTCAGCATATGAAGCAGCCATCATGCAGCACAACGAACTCCAGCGTGCACAGAAAAGTCTGCATCATTCGAATGAGAATCTCAATACCCTCAATCAGATCATAAGTATTGGGAATCATGCAGATGATCCGGATGCGACCATCTCTTTGCTCCTTGAAAAGACGGTAAATCTGCTGGGATACCGGATGGGGGGGATATTCTTACGGAAGGATGATGACAGAGATTCAGCAGACCTTCGGTATACCTATGGAATTACTCTGGAGGACCGGGCAATTATCGAGACATCCGGGCCAATTGATTTTAGAAATCAACATATCCGTGCTGCATTGACTCGTGGCGACCCTCTGTTTCTCTCATCTGATAGCGATGGCGACGATCTGGGTGGCGTGATCATTCAGAGACCGGAGATAGAAAACTGTGCGATTCTTCCGATGGTGAGTAATGGAGGGGTGATTGGGGTTATTACCCTTCTCAATGGGAAAAAACATCCGACTTTGGGGGATGAGAAATCCTTCCTCTCAACCGTTTGTTCTGAAATTGGGACTGTGGTAGAGAAGGTGCTACTACTCAAACGGCTTGAGATAGCAAACGAGGAGACAAATCTCTACCTTGACATTATGACGCATGACATCAACAATGCCAATGCTGCGGCACTGGGTTATCTGGAGATTCTCTCAGAGGAACTGGAGGGAAAGGAGAAGACGTATGCAGAAAATTCTCTCTCTTCAGTGAATCAGAGCATAGATATTATTGCGAATGTCTCCACCATCAGGATGATGCGGGAACGAACGACTGCGCTCCAACCAGTTCGTCTGGATGATGTCATCCGTATGGAGATGGAACGCTATGAAAATGTTAGATTTACCTATTCCGGCACCGATGAGGTTGTACTCGCCGATGATCTGATTGGACAGATATTCATGAACTTAATAGGAAACAGCGCTAAATTTGCTGCTCCTCATCCGGAGATCACCATTGCTGTGGAGCGTGTCGGTCAGGATGTTTTTGTCTGTGTTGCCGATAATGGCCCGGGAATTCCGGATGAGATGAAATCTCTGATCTTTGATCGATTTTGTAAGGGACGCAGCAGAAGAAGCGGGAAAGGGCTGGGGCTTTTCATTACCCACAAACTTGTAGAAGAATATGGTGGCTCGATTCAGGCGGAGGATCGGGTGCCTGGAGTGCCTGAAGAGGGCGCTGCTATACGGTTTAATCTTCTGTCGGTATAA
- a CDS encoding MPN domain-containing protein: MNTDTVFSVPLPVLQFERTIRNLTDAEITGIFSMEGIHILTLHAVDTGVGFFTVIPVEMKEQIQGCILTHNHPSGRSFTKRDLEEASFFALAEIRVVGRFGIYSMKPGGVGWPAPRVIAEAFTSIEDDPDFQAEIDNFRFRTNQFRYAKGSVSGIERILSDILCERVATALNLTYRRSIRRDTGNTVLQA; the protein is encoded by the coding sequence GTGAATACTGATACTGTTTTTTCTGTTCCTCTTCCGGTTCTCCAGTTTGAACGCACCATCCGGAACCTGACAGATGCGGAAATAACAGGCATTTTCTCCATGGAGGGCATACATATTCTGACCCTGCATGCTGTCGATACCGGAGTGGGATTTTTTACTGTGATCCCGGTTGAGATGAAAGAGCAGATTCAGGGATGCATTCTGACGCATAATCATCCGTCAGGCCGTTCCTTTACCAAGCGGGATCTGGAAGAGGCTTCCTTTTTCGCATTAGCGGAAATCCGTGTTGTCGGGAGATTCGGTATTTACTCCATGAAACCCGGTGGAGTGGGATGGCCCGCCCCGCGGGTCATAGCGGAGGCTTTTACTTCGATTGAAGATGACCCGGATTTTCAGGCGGAGATTGATAATTTCCGCTTCCGGACCAACCAATTCAGGTATGCAAAGGGTAGCGTTTCAGGCATCGAAAGAATCCTGTCTGACATTCTCTGCGAACGGGTTGCAACAGCACTGAACCTGACATATCGAAGATCTATCCGGAGAGATACTGGCAATACCGTGCTTCAGGCCTAG
- a CDS encoding response regulator codes for MTSAGAQSETISLLYVDDEPALLGLSKRYLEHYGNFAVTIASSAPEAIRILAENAFDAIVSDYEMPEMNGIEFLKHIRAEGNEIPFLIFTGKSREEVVIEAINNGADFYIQKGGVPRAQFAELVNKIEYAVSRRRALEDLRRSEERYRFIADNVADNIWMFDMEFKLTYVNPAGERMRGFTVVEDLAQTLEEKMTPASCELVIKRFQEELALEATGTADPTREIIFETEEYCKDGSTIWVENSVRCLRDGQGMISGILGVSRDITQRKRADEKLKRIGQYCRSLTENSPIQIIAGDQKGNSD; via the coding sequence ATGACATCTGCAGGTGCTCAGTCAGAGACAATTTCACTCCTATATGTGGATGATGAACCTGCTCTTCTTGGACTGAGCAAGCGGTATCTGGAGCATTATGGAAACTTCGCCGTAACTATTGCATCCAGCGCACCGGAGGCAATCCGGATACTTGCAGAAAATGCATTTGATGCCATTGTATCCGACTATGAGATGCCGGAGATGAATGGGATTGAATTTCTGAAACATATCAGGGCAGAGGGAAATGAAATTCCTTTTTTGATTTTCACCGGCAAAAGCCGTGAGGAGGTGGTTATTGAAGCGATCAACAATGGTGCTGATTTCTACATTCAAAAAGGTGGTGTTCCCCGGGCACAGTTTGCTGAACTCGTTAATAAAATAGAATATGCGGTCTCCCGCAGGCGTGCACTGGAGGATTTGCGGCGTAGTGAGGAGCGATATCGTTTCATCGCGGATAATGTTGCAGACAATATCTGGATGTTTGATATGGAGTTCAAACTGACATATGTCAATCCTGCTGGCGAAAGGATGCGTGGGTTTACGGTTGTAGAGGATCTCGCCCAGACTCTTGAAGAGAAAATGACACCCGCGTCCTGTGAACTGGTAATAAAACGGTTTCAAGAGGAACTGGCACTTGAGGCGACCGGTACTGCTGACCCCACCCGGGAAATAATCTTTGAGACGGAAGAGTATTGTAAAGACGGATCGACGATCTGGGTGGAAAATTCCGTCCGTTGTCTGCGGGATGGACAAGGTATGATATCCGGAATACTGGGTGTATCCCGGGATATTACCCAAAGAAAGCGTGCAGATGAGAAATTGAAGAGAATTGGACAATACTGCCGTTCCCTTACGGAGAACTCTCCCATTCAGATTATTGCCGGTGATCAGAAGGGTAATTCCGATTAA
- a CDS encoding peptidase U32 family protein, whose amino-acid sequence MNKMELLAPAGNWSCLKTAVENGADAVYFGIKHMNMRDNAGNFELNELPRVMHYLKEHLVRGYLTLNTIYYNHELDKVERVVSAANSAGVDAIICWDMAVFSLAKKAGIPVHLSTQASVANYQAFRFYAEMGASRIILARECSLADIAVISRQAIHDGLHCEIETFVHGAMCVSESGRCFLSEETFNKSANRGQCIQPCRRLYKITDVEDEDNAYILGRNYVLSPKDLCSIELLPELIEAGIRSFKIEGRIRPPEYVKTTVSCYRTALDAIESGEFTQKLGAALKEDLSKTYNRGFSEGFYKGLDTDWISSGPATKATKCYCGEVVNYYSKIHVAEFAIRADEVNVGDKILIYGKKTPAHYSVIEEIQVHHESVPSVGKGENCGIKIPVQVRAGDKLFRITD is encoded by the coding sequence ATGAATAAAATGGAACTGCTGGCGCCTGCCGGTAACTGGTCCTGCCTGAAAACTGCAGTGGAGAACGGAGCGGATGCTGTATATTTCGGCATAAAACATATGAATATGCGGGATAACGCTGGCAATTTTGAGCTGAATGAACTGCCCCGCGTGATGCACTATCTAAAGGAGCACTTGGTCAGGGGGTACCTGACTCTCAATACCATATATTACAACCATGAACTGGACAAAGTGGAACGGGTTGTATCGGCTGCAAACAGTGCCGGGGTGGACGCCATCATCTGCTGGGACATGGCTGTTTTTTCTCTTGCAAAAAAGGCAGGCATTCCGGTTCATCTCTCCACCCAGGCCAGTGTCGCAAATTATCAGGCATTCCGGTTTTATGCAGAAATGGGTGCATCCCGTATCATCCTTGCCCGGGAATGTTCTCTCGCGGATATTGCTGTGATCAGCAGGCAGGCAATCCACGATGGATTGCACTGTGAGATAGAGACCTTTGTCCACGGTGCTATGTGCGTGAGTGAATCCGGGCGGTGTTTCCTCTCGGAGGAGACATTTAACAAATCTGCAAACCGGGGGCAGTGCATCCAGCCGTGCCGGCGGCTCTATAAAATTACCGATGTGGAGGACGAAGACAATGCGTATATTCTGGGCCGGAATTATGTCCTCAGTCCAAAGGACCTGTGCTCGATTGAGCTCCTGCCTGAACTCATCGAAGCAGGCATTCGTTCGTTTAAGATTGAAGGGAGAATCCGGCCTCCCGAATATGTAAAGACGACTGTTTCCTGTTACAGAACAGCCCTGGACGCAATAGAATCCGGAGAGTTCACTCAAAAACTTGGTGCTGCGCTCAAAGAAGACCTTTCAAAAACCTACAACCGGGGTTTTTCCGAGGGCTTTTACAAAGGTCTCGACACCGACTGGATCAGCAGCGGGCCTGCAACGAAAGCGACAAAGTGCTACTGCGGTGAGGTGGTGAATTATTATTCTAAAATTCATGTGGCAGAATTCGCCATTCGTGCGGATGAGGTGAACGTCGGCGATAAAATCTTAATCTACGGCAAAAAAACCCCTGCACACTACAGTGTTATCGAGGAAATCCAAGTCCATCACGAGTCTGTTCCTTCGGTCGGGAAAGGGGAGAATTGCGGGATTAAAATTCCGGTTCAGGTACGGGCCGGAGACAAACTCTTCCGGATAACTGACTGA